Proteins co-encoded in one uncultured Draconibacterium sp. genomic window:
- the creD gene encoding cell envelope integrity protein CreD, with protein MEKQENILDRLGISFHRTLSFKLLVIGMLIIILLIPKVMILGLISERQINSRQVVNEVMGMWSNEQVISGPVLFVPFKKKIYNEEDEKYNEVTRYATFLPKQLSFNGELQPKQLKRSIYNVDVYETELTINGSFEDIDLAKSDIEIADIIWDDAQLQLSISDLRGISKGLELKWNNKDYTFSPGKNSSSIWHSGVSIPLKDLVSEDLNGEFTINVQLKGSQSLMFTPLGENTTVHLESSWNDPGFTGNYLPADRNVDEKGFQADWNVLHFNRNYPQHWVSSNVFENQNDIENSKFGVEMVSLADHYQKNMRSAKYAILIIIITFVVFFMFEVLSEQRIHPFQYIMVGSAISIFYLLLLSISEHLGFNMAYSIATLAVILLVFFYTRSFMPKLKNQLLTSLGLVVCYLFIFILLQLESFALLAGSIGLFVLLAALMYATRKINWYKD; from the coding sequence ATGGAAAAACAAGAAAACATTTTAGACCGCCTGGGAATCAGCTTCCACAGAACATTATCGTTTAAACTTTTGGTAATTGGCATGCTTATCATTATTCTGCTTATACCAAAAGTAATGATACTTGGACTGATCAGCGAACGCCAGATAAATTCAAGGCAAGTAGTAAACGAGGTGATGGGCATGTGGTCAAACGAACAGGTGATTAGTGGTCCGGTACTTTTTGTGCCTTTTAAAAAGAAAATTTACAACGAGGAAGATGAAAAGTACAATGAGGTTACCCGCTACGCCACCTTTCTGCCAAAACAACTCTCATTTAATGGCGAGCTTCAGCCAAAACAGTTGAAAAGGAGTATTTACAATGTTGATGTTTACGAAACTGAATTAACCATTAACGGAAGTTTTGAGGACATTGATCTGGCCAAATCGGATATAGAAATTGCCGACATTATTTGGGACGATGCACAACTTCAGCTATCAATAAGCGATTTGCGTGGTATAAGCAAAGGACTTGAGCTAAAATGGAACAATAAAGATTATACTTTCTCGCCGGGTAAAAACTCATCGTCGATTTGGCACAGCGGCGTTTCCATTCCGTTAAAAGACCTTGTATCCGAAGATTTGAACGGAGAATTTACAATCAACGTGCAACTTAAAGGTAGCCAAAGTCTGATGTTTACTCCATTGGGGGAAAATACAACTGTTCATTTGGAATCGTCGTGGAACGATCCGGGATTTACCGGAAACTACCTGCCCGCCGACCGGAATGTGGATGAAAAAGGTTTTCAGGCCGATTGGAATGTTCTGCATTTTAACCGTAATTACCCGCAACATTGGGTAAGCAGCAACGTTTTCGAAAATCAGAATGACATTGAAAACTCGAAGTTTGGTGTTGAAATGGTGAGCCTTGCCGATCACTACCAAAAAAATATGCGAAGTGCAAAGTATGCTATACTTATCATTATTATCACCTTTGTGGTGTTCTTTATGTTCGAAGTGCTTTCGGAGCAGCGCATTCACCCGTTCCAGTATATTATGGTTGGTTCGGCAATCAGTATTTTCTATTTGCTATTGTTATCCATATCCGAGCACCTCGGTTTTAACATGGCCTACTCAATTGCCACGTTAGCAGTAATTTTACTGGTATTCTTTTACACCCGAAGTTTTATGCCAAAACTTAAAAACCAACTTCTTACAAGTTTGGGCTTAGTGGTTTGTTATCTGTTTATTTTCATTCTGTTACAGCTTGAGTCGTTTGCCTTGCTGGCCGGCAGCATCGGCTTATTTGTATTGCTTGCAGCACTAATGTATGCCACCCGAAAAATTAACTGGTATAAAGATTAA
- a CDS encoding transcriptional regulator — protein sequence MKNPIQNLNKAFENKVRLGVMAALMVNSRLSFNELKDLLELTDGNLASHIKALEKEKFISVNKTFIGKKPNTTYAVTTSGSKAFELHLKALEDLINNQNITNK from the coding sequence GTGAAGAATCCTATTCAAAATCTGAATAAAGCCTTTGAGAATAAAGTGAGATTGGGTGTAATGGCTGCCTTAATGGTTAATTCGCGTTTGAGTTTTAACGAACTAAAAGACCTACTCGAATTGACCGATGGCAACCTGGCCAGTCACATAAAAGCTTTGGAGAAAGAAAAGTTTATTTCGGTGAATAAAACCTTTATTGGCAAAAAACCGAATACGACTTACGCTGTTACCACAAGCGGCAGTAAAGCGTTTGAACTGCATTTAAAAGCATTGGAAGATTTAATAAACAATCAAAATATAACGAACAAATAA
- a CDS encoding histidine kinase, with translation MKVFKYRILNHILFWIFIFTFYTVPYLLSYGFVLEAFINIIYIPIDIVGVYIVIEYLIPRFVFKKRNFGIFILGTAIIIALNIGISQFIKLNIQPMLGFWVVRRPLSAEMFTALLNNFMIIGTATAFKLFSYSYSFQLTQSELERKTVQSELGILRSQVNPHFLFNVLNNIDALIFEDKEKASNAIVLLSKIMRYMLQESTHEKVKLDKELSYIEDYLELAKLSFANPDFLKFEQKGLPNSQMVPPLLFIPIIENAVKHCNKQSESPGVTINFDIESKSIDLKTSNFVKRNDFKLPDSGTGTGLKNVEKRLKLLYGSNYTFDINKDMDKFDVHIKVPV, from the coding sequence ATGAAAGTCTTTAAATACCGCATACTCAACCATATCCTTTTTTGGATATTTATCTTCACGTTCTACACAGTCCCATACCTGCTATCGTATGGATTCGTGCTGGAAGCTTTTATAAATATAATTTATATTCCTATTGATATCGTTGGTGTTTATATTGTTATTGAATACCTCATACCGCGTTTTGTTTTCAAGAAACGAAATTTTGGTATTTTCATTCTTGGAACAGCCATTATAATTGCCCTCAATATTGGTATTTCTCAATTTATTAAATTGAATATCCAGCCTATGCTGGGATTTTGGGTGGTACGCCGCCCGCTCAGTGCCGAAATGTTTACGGCTTTGCTCAATAACTTCATGATCATTGGAACAGCCACTGCCTTTAAGCTATTTAGCTATTCTTACAGTTTTCAGTTAACACAATCAGAACTGGAGCGAAAAACCGTTCAGTCGGAATTAGGGATACTTCGCTCGCAGGTAAATCCACATTTTCTATTTAATGTCTTGAACAATATTGATGCGCTTATTTTTGAAGACAAAGAAAAAGCCTCGAATGCCATTGTACTTTTGTCGAAGATTATGCGTTACATGCTCCAGGAATCTACTCATGAAAAGGTGAAACTAGACAAAGAGTTGAGTTACATCGAGGATTATCTTGAACTGGCCAAGCTTAGTTTTGCAAATCCAGACTTTTTGAAATTTGAACAAAAAGGACTGCCCAATTCACAAATGGTTCCGCCACTTTTGTTTATTCCCATCATTGAAAATGCGGTTAAACATTGCAACAAACAATCGGAATCGCCAGGCGTAACAATCAATTTCGACATTGAATCTAAAAGCATCGATCTAAAAACTTCGAACTTTGTTAAACGCAACGATTTTAAGTTACCCGACAGTGGCACTGGAACCGGCCTGAAAAATGTAGAAAAGCGGCTAAAATTACTGTACGGTAGTAATTATACTTTTGATATTAATAAGGATATGGATAAATTTGACGTACACATTAAAGTACCGGTGTAA
- a CDS encoding dicarboxylate/amino acid:cation symporter, with protein sequence MKILKIKLHWQILIALVLAVLFGYLAPDATKYTSWMGDIFLRALKMVIIPLILSSIISGVTSMGEGSNLGRLGLKTLLYYLSTSTLAILTGLFIVNLVKPGIGVELGFSQSVEGLAEKAGSVKEILYRLIPDNIVDAMAQGTILSVIFFAIIFGYFITKVEDPYKNSLKTFFDAIFEVMMKVTLFIIKFTPLGIFGIVAGEVARNASQLGSIAGSLAVYSLCVITGLLLHAFVILPLIVRFIGKAKPFTHFKNMATPLLTAFSTSSSSATLPLTMEALEHKSGVSNKITSFTLPLGATINMDGTALYECMAAMFIAQAYGVDLSIAQQAFVVVTALLASIGAAGIPMAGLVMITVVLTAVGLPLEGIGLILAVDRPLDMLRTSVNVWSDSCGAVTVARSEKEETAVAL encoded by the coding sequence ATGAAAATTCTGAAGATAAAATTACACTGGCAAATCCTTATTGCTTTAGTACTTGCAGTATTATTTGGTTATTTGGCGCCTGATGCCACTAAATATACATCCTGGATGGGAGATATATTTCTTCGTGCTTTAAAAATGGTTATCATTCCACTTATTCTTAGCTCAATTATTAGTGGAGTAACCAGCATGGGCGAAGGCAGTAACCTTGGAAGACTTGGTTTAAAAACGCTGTTGTACTATTTGTCAACCAGTACGCTGGCAATTTTAACCGGTCTATTCATCGTAAACCTTGTTAAACCCGGTATTGGTGTTGAGCTTGGTTTTAGCCAATCAGTTGAAGGGCTGGCAGAAAAGGCAGGATCGGTAAAAGAAATATTGTACCGTTTAATTCCCGATAATATTGTTGATGCTATGGCGCAAGGTACAATCCTTTCGGTCATCTTTTTTGCCATCATTTTTGGGTATTTTATTACAAAGGTTGAAGATCCTTATAAAAACTCGCTAAAAACATTTTTCGATGCCATTTTTGAGGTAATGATGAAAGTTACGCTGTTCATCATCAAATTTACACCACTGGGTATTTTTGGAATTGTTGCCGGTGAGGTAGCACGAAACGCCAGCCAGCTAGGAAGCATTGCCGGAAGTCTGGCAGTATACAGCCTTTGTGTCATTACTGGACTACTGCTACATGCTTTTGTGATTTTACCTTTAATTGTGCGTTTTATCGGAAAAGCCAAACCATTTACCCATTTTAAAAACATGGCCACTCCCCTGCTAACGGCCTTTTCTACATCGTCGTCGAGTGCCACACTTCCGCTTACAATGGAGGCGCTGGAGCATAAAAGCGGTGTATCAAATAAAATAACAAGTTTTACATTGCCACTTGGAGCAACCATAAATATGGATGGCACAGCACTTTACGAATGTATGGCAGCCATGTTTATTGCACAGGCATATGGTGTCGACCTGTCGATTGCTCAGCAAGCTTTTGTGGTAGTAACTGCGCTGCTGGCCTCTATCGGAGCTGCCGGAATTCCGATGGCAGGATTGGTAATGATTACCGTTGTACTTACCGCAGTTGGCCTTCCGCTTGAAGGAATCGGGCTGATTCTGGCTGTTGACAGACCTTTGGATATGCTTCGTACTTCGGTAAACGTTTGGAGCGATAGCTGCGGAGCCGTAACCGTTGCCCGCTCGGAGAAGGAAGAAACGGCAGTTGCACTGTAA
- a CDS encoding DUF4230 domain-containing protein gives METLIFLGLIIGLTGGIAGTIYFYKNRNEKQLQSQSVLLLEKIKQVCKLITVEGEFSEIFTHRDEKNLFFKLFQAEKKALLIVKAKVMIGFDLTKINIEINTPKRQVRLSQFPEPEILSIDNDLEYYDVQKGIINKFNETDLTNMNKKSKEFIRQKVETSHLVQIAKNQATDTVSLIRQLIESVGWELVAEHGELKAKKSSKELTS, from the coding sequence ATGGAGACCCTTATTTTTTTGGGATTGATTATTGGCCTTACAGGCGGCATCGCCGGTACAATATATTTTTATAAAAACCGGAATGAAAAACAACTTCAAAGTCAATCGGTTTTATTACTGGAAAAGATAAAGCAGGTTTGTAAATTGATAACCGTTGAAGGTGAATTTTCTGAAATTTTTACCCACCGCGATGAGAAAAACCTGTTCTTTAAACTTTTTCAAGCGGAGAAAAAAGCCTTGCTCATTGTTAAGGCGAAAGTGATGATCGGATTCGATCTTACTAAAATAAATATCGAAATAAACACACCAAAACGCCAGGTCCGACTTTCTCAGTTTCCTGAACCTGAAATATTAAGCATCGATAACGACCTGGAATACTACGATGTACAAAAGGGAATCATTAATAAGTTTAATGAGACTGATTTAACCAACATGAACAAAAAATCAAAAGAGTTTATTCGCCAAAAGGTAGAAACAAGTCATCTTGTACAGATAGCCAAAAACCAAGCTACCGACACCGTTTCACTAATCCGGCAGTTAATTGAATCAGTTGGTTGGGAACTGGTAGCCGAACATGGTGAATTAAAAGCCAAAAAATCCTCGAAAGAGTTAACTAGTTAA
- a CDS encoding DUF1080 domain-containing protein: MRNSIIIILSVFLFLSCSNTNEEWESLMDTDLSKWDRYLSYKHKLGYNGDQPKDADGNLIPPIGLNRDGYDVFTVVEDGGEKVLKISGEIYGCLISKKEYDNYHLRLKMKWGDKKFEPRKKLLKDSGILYHSIGEPGAEYWRTWMLSQEFQVMEGHLGDYWSQITSAIDIRAYLPEYIMNPVADAGQPFLPMGQNEEIQGFCLRSGNYENAPGEWNTLELICYDGNSLHIVNGQVVMVLRNSRYIKEDETLPLDNGKIQIQSEAAEVYYKDIEIRELDEMPEDFARYYN, encoded by the coding sequence ATGAGAAATTCAATCATAATCATTCTGTCTGTATTCCTATTTCTATCTTGTAGTAATACAAACGAAGAGTGGGAATCGCTGATGGATACCGATCTGTCGAAGTGGGACAGGTATTTGAGTTATAAACACAAGTTGGGTTACAATGGCGATCAGCCCAAAGACGCAGATGGTAACCTCATCCCGCCGATTGGATTAAATAGAGATGGGTACGATGTATTTACAGTTGTGGAAGATGGGGGAGAAAAGGTACTGAAAATTAGCGGTGAAATATACGGCTGCCTGATAAGCAAAAAAGAATATGACAATTACCATTTGCGGTTAAAAATGAAATGGGGCGATAAAAAGTTCGAACCCCGCAAAAAACTTCTGAAAGATTCGGGCATTTTATACCACTCGATTGGAGAACCCGGCGCAGAATATTGGAGAACGTGGATGCTTTCACAGGAGTTTCAGGTAATGGAAGGCCACCTGGGCGACTACTGGAGTCAGATTACTTCGGCAATCGATATCCGGGCTTATCTTCCTGAATATATTATGAACCCGGTAGCCGATGCTGGTCAGCCGTTTCTTCCGATGGGACAGAATGAAGAAATTCAGGGATTTTGTTTGCGTAGTGGAAATTATGAGAATGCTCCCGGCGAATGGAATACATTAGAATTGATTTGTTACGATGGCAATAGTTTGCACATCGTAAATGGGCAGGTTGTAATGGTTTTGCGCAACTCGCGTTACATTAAAGAAGATGAAACGCTGCCTTTGGATAACGGAAAGATTCAGATTCAAAGCGAAGCTGCAGAAGTTTATTATAAGGATATTGAGATACGAGAGCTGGACGAAATGCCCGAAGATTTTGCCCGGTATTACAATTAA
- a CDS encoding serine hydrolase domain-containing protein produces MKSFKAYFPFLFVLVLVITACSSNQKEKNTNTGAIADSLAMAENLIQQYIDEGELAGFSALILKDGEEVFRMNKGYADRENEKPVEKNTIYRIFSMSKPVTAVALMTLYDEGKFDLDDNVSDYIPKYAESKVYTPNENGFTLEAQQNEMTIRHLLTHTSGISYGWNPVYVDSLYRVNNVSSWDKKLEDKMLALADMPLNFQPGTQWMYGLSIDVAGYLVEVISGKPFDEYLQENVFGPLKMDDTGFYVPEEKHDRLCGLYNQGEDKMLEPSQELFADIFKQPAIHFSGGGGLVSTIDDYARFCRMLLNKGELDGARILEPETVEMIMSNQLPETATYENGGMGYGLAGAVDFETGEYSWAGAATTNFWINPTDQLIIITATQIMPSNYKYANEFKSIIDNTLTKE; encoded by the coding sequence ATGAAATCGTTTAAAGCTTATTTCCCGTTTTTATTTGTGCTCGTTTTGGTTATTACTGCCTGTAGTTCAAATCAAAAAGAAAAGAATACAAATACAGGAGCAATTGCTGATTCATTGGCAATGGCCGAAAATCTTATTCAGCAATATATCGATGAAGGTGAATTGGCCGGTTTTTCAGCGTTGATTCTTAAAGATGGTGAAGAGGTTTTTAGAATGAACAAAGGTTATGCCGACCGTGAAAATGAAAAGCCAGTTGAAAAAAATACGATTTATCGGATTTTCTCGATGAGTAAACCGGTAACTGCTGTTGCTCTGATGACTTTGTACGATGAAGGAAAATTCGATCTGGATGATAACGTATCGGATTATATTCCGAAATACGCTGAAAGCAAAGTTTATACGCCAAATGAAAATGGTTTTACTTTGGAGGCTCAGCAAAACGAAATGACAATTCGTCATTTGCTCACGCACACTTCAGGAATATCTTATGGTTGGAACCCAGTTTATGTTGATTCGCTTTACCGCGTAAACAATGTTAGTAGCTGGGATAAAAAGCTGGAGGACAAAATGCTTGCACTGGCCGATATGCCGCTTAACTTTCAACCCGGTACGCAATGGATGTACGGACTTTCGATTGATGTGGCCGGTTATTTGGTAGAAGTGATTTCAGGAAAACCTTTTGATGAATACCTTCAGGAAAACGTTTTTGGACCGCTAAAAATGGACGATACCGGATTTTATGTACCGGAAGAAAAGCACGATCGTTTGTGTGGACTTTATAACCAGGGAGAAGACAAAATGCTGGAACCCTCGCAAGAGTTATTTGCCGATATATTTAAACAACCCGCAATACATTTTTCGGGTGGAGGAGGATTGGTTTCAACTATTGATGACTATGCCCGTTTTTGTAGAATGTTGTTGAATAAAGGCGAACTTGATGGCGCAAGAATATTAGAACCGGAGACCGTAGAAATGATAATGAGTAACCAGCTGCCTGAAACAGCAACCTACGAAAATGGTGGTATGGGATATGGATTGGCCGGAGCAGTTGATTTTGAAACAGGTGAATACAGTTGGGCCGGAGCAGCTACCACCAATTTTTGGATCAATCCTACCGATCAGCTTATTATTATTACGGCAACGCAAATAATGCCTAGTAATTACAAATACGCAAACGAATTTAAATCAATAATCGACAATACTTTAACAAAAGAGTAA
- a CDS encoding serine hydrolase domain-containing protein, protein MKQGIQIFILFFVLVALTNCDKAENDILYNKKYIDEIKQVRKEVAYYMQSNFIPGAQIAISKNGEMIYSEGIGLASKDLEVKAKRDTKFRIGSLSEMFTTIAYLKMVEDGKLIPDSTVQHYLPEFPQKRLPVKVKNLESHTSGIREMNSKERNSTAINFTIKRGLETFKNDELMAPPGAFQKESRFNFNLLGAVMEEAAGKPFHEVLEDYVIDTLDFENTVHDNMFATITGRSDFYGHNFIAQVVNATSIDLRWRLPSDGLLSTAEDLVKLGNIYLNSDYLNAATREKLFQPDTLSNGMPSQFANGWIVLHDKTGNTIYGREGYVHGGSSALLMYPDEQLVIAMTTNLTQERANSPLFKIADFFLPEEE, encoded by the coding sequence ATGAAGCAAGGAATTCAGATTTTTATTTTGTTTTTTGTTTTAGTAGCTCTTACGAACTGTGATAAAGCAGAAAACGACATCCTGTACAACAAAAAGTACATCGACGAGATTAAGCAAGTTAGAAAAGAAGTCGCATATTACATGCAGAGTAATTTTATTCCGGGCGCACAAATTGCCATTTCCAAAAATGGTGAAATGATTTATTCCGAAGGAATTGGACTGGCATCGAAAGACCTGGAAGTAAAGGCTAAGCGCGACACAAAATTCAGGATTGGATCGTTATCGGAAATGTTTACCACAATTGCCTATCTGAAAATGGTGGAAGACGGAAAACTCATTCCCGACTCAACAGTTCAACACTATCTCCCGGAGTTTCCACAAAAAAGACTTCCCGTTAAGGTGAAAAACCTGGAAAGTCATACATCCGGAATCAGAGAAATGAATAGTAAAGAACGCAATTCGACCGCAATAAATTTTACCATCAAAAGAGGACTGGAAACCTTTAAGAACGATGAACTGATGGCACCTCCCGGAGCTTTCCAAAAAGAAAGCAGGTTCAACTTTAACCTGCTTGGAGCAGTTATGGAAGAAGCTGCTGGTAAACCTTTTCATGAGGTTTTGGAAGACTATGTTATTGATACGCTGGATTTCGAAAATACTGTGCATGATAACATGTTTGCAACAATAACAGGCCGATCCGATTTTTACGGCCACAATTTTATTGCCCAGGTAGTAAATGCTACTTCAATCGATTTACGCTGGCGTTTACCTTCCGACGGGCTTTTGTCAACTGCCGAAGATTTGGTCAAACTGGGGAATATCTACCTGAATTCGGATTACCTGAATGCCGCTACTCGTGAAAAGCTATTTCAACCCGATACGCTGTCGAACGGAATGCCATCACAATTTGCCAACGGATGGATCGTGCTTCATGACAAAACGGGCAACACTATATATGGCCGCGAAGGATACGTACATGGGGGTAGTTCGGCATTGCTAATGTACCCAGACGAACAACTGGTAATAGCCATGACCACGAACCTAACCCAGGAACGTGCGAATTCCCCTCTATTTAAAATCGCTGATTTTTTCCTACCTGAAGAGGAATAA
- a CDS encoding LytTR family DNA-binding domain-containing protein, producing MKMNCIAVDDELLALKKIERFADKIDYLNLLGTFDNALSTFSFLRENKVDLIFLDIQMDEFTGIQLLETIKDPPYVILTTAFDEYALKAYELDVVDYLLKPIPFERFVKATEKVYARFLKDHNSHVPVQTQQQQPEQKEHADFTFIKSGNKTVKIYFDKILYIEGQRDYLQIHTEDSRIMTLLNFKKMQELLDDQKFIRVHKSYIISIDKIDYIENNTIKIKDKLIPVSSTYKIAFQNLLQKKNFI from the coding sequence ATGAAAATGAACTGCATAGCTGTTGACGACGAACTCCTTGCATTAAAGAAGATAGAGCGTTTTGCTGATAAAATCGATTACCTGAATCTTTTAGGCACTTTCGATAATGCTTTGTCAACCTTTTCATTTTTGCGCGAAAACAAAGTCGACCTTATTTTCCTCGATATTCAAATGGATGAATTTACCGGCATTCAATTGCTGGAAACCATAAAAGATCCGCCATACGTTATTTTAACAACTGCCTTTGATGAATATGCCCTAAAAGCCTACGAGTTGGATGTAGTAGATTACCTGTTAAAACCGATTCCGTTCGAACGTTTTGTCAAGGCCACCGAGAAAGTTTACGCACGATTTTTAAAAGATCATAACAGCCATGTACCCGTGCAAACTCAGCAACAACAACCAGAACAAAAAGAACACGCTGATTTTACCTTTATAAAATCGGGAAATAAGACAGTAAAAATATATTTCGATAAGATTTTATACATTGAAGGACAGCGAGATTACCTGCAAATACATACCGAAGACAGCCGGATTATGACCTTGTTGAATTTCAAAAAAATGCAGGAGTTACTTGACGATCAGAAGTTTATTCGCGTACATAAATCGTACATAATTTCAATCGACAAGATCGACTACATCGAGAATAACACCATTAAAATAAAAGATAAACTTATTCCGGTTAGCAGCACCTATAAGATCGCTTTTCAGAACCTGCTTCAGAAAAAGAATTTTATCTAA
- the ilvA gene encoding threonine ammonia-lyase, translating to MSDTKYFPQLQDIIKAKHNLSEIVLQTPLQKNLNLSEEYQANVYLKREDLQIVRSYKIRGAYNKIAQLSDAERKKGVVCASAGNHAQGVAYSCRLLGIEGKIYMPSTTPKQKIKQVKMFGKTDVEVIITGDTYDDAHQAALEDCQKTGMAFIHPFDDPQIIEGQATIGLEILQDAKETIDYLFVPIGGGGLAAGVGAYFNQISPNTKIIGVEPAGAPSMQKSLEANEVLTLEKIDKFVDGAAVQRVGETTFKICKEVISEYQSVPEGKICTKILELYNRDAIVIEPAGALSIATLDFYREQIKGKNVVCIVSGSNNDITRTEEIKERSLLYEGLKHYFIVRFPQRAGALQTFVTIVLGPTDDVTHFEYSKKTNREKGPAVIGIEVQKPEDFNGLVKRMEENGFIFEYLNEKPDLFQFLI from the coding sequence ATGAGCGACACAAAATATTTTCCTCAATTACAAGATATTATAAAAGCCAAGCACAACCTTAGCGAAATAGTGCTTCAAACACCGCTTCAGAAAAACCTGAACCTTTCGGAAGAATACCAGGCCAATGTGTATTTAAAACGCGAAGACCTGCAAATTGTCCGTTCTTACAAAATACGGGGTGCTTACAATAAGATTGCTCAACTTTCGGATGCCGAACGGAAAAAAGGAGTGGTTTGTGCCAGTGCGGGAAACCACGCACAGGGAGTTGCGTATTCGTGCCGTCTTCTCGGAATTGAAGGTAAAATTTACATGCCGTCGACAACGCCCAAACAAAAAATCAAGCAGGTAAAAATGTTTGGGAAAACAGATGTTGAAGTGATAATTACCGGCGACACTTACGACGATGCTCACCAGGCAGCATTGGAAGATTGCCAGAAAACAGGCATGGCTTTTATCCATCCTTTCGATGATCCGCAAATTATTGAAGGCCAGGCAACTATTGGTCTTGAAATTCTTCAGGATGCAAAAGAAACGATCGATTATCTTTTTGTACCAATCGGCGGCGGCGGATTGGCGGCGGGTGTAGGTGCGTATTTTAACCAGATTAGTCCGAACACCAAAATTATAGGTGTAGAACCGGCCGGAGCACCATCGATGCAAAAATCATTGGAAGCCAACGAAGTACTTACGCTGGAAAAAATTGACAAATTTGTTGATGGCGCTGCGGTTCAGCGTGTTGGAGAAACTACTTTTAAAATTTGTAAAGAGGTTATCAGTGAATATCAATCGGTGCCTGAAGGAAAGATATGCACCAAAATTCTTGAACTTTACAACCGCGATGCAATTGTAATTGAGCCTGCCGGAGCTTTGTCGATTGCCACTCTCGATTTTTACCGCGAACAAATTAAAGGTAAAAACGTGGTTTGTATTGTTAGTGGTAGTAATAACGACATTACCCGCACTGAAGAAATTAAGGAACGATCATTACTTTACGAAGGACTGAAACATTATTTTATTGTACGTTTCCCGCAACGTGCCGGAGCCCTGCAAACATTTGTAACTATTGTACTTGGTCCAACTGATGATGTTACTCATTTTGAGTACTCAAAAAAGACAAACCGCGAAAAAGGTCCGGCGGTAATTGGTATTGAAGTTCAAAAGCCGGAAGATTTTAATGGTTTGGTTAAACGAATGGAAGAAAACGGTTTCATTTTCGAGTATCTGAATGAAAAACCTGATCTTTTTCAGTTTCTTATTTGA
- a CDS encoding CPBP family intramembrane glutamic endopeptidase gives MKHLLRAFDGQNEWWKFLVVIIVALIVGQIVGAIPLIIVIGVSVAMNGGQMATPENAMDLTAYGIDPNLGLVLIVVPFIVTLVLAIVLIKALHQRKAKDVVNGGAPFRWKRFWLGVGVWGLIMLVLFFVQLLISPEDLEFQFDPASFIPLVFVAIIFIPIQSGTEEFIFRGYLAQGVAGWTKRVWAAILIPSLLFALMHAANPEVKEHGFWMMMPSYFVFGLAFAITAVLDDGIELAIGIHAINNTLLSILVTSKESALQTPALFFQRETDPVSESITLVISSVIMLIIFKLILKWDFSTIWKKIEPPAITNEV, from the coding sequence ATGAAACACTTATTGCGTGCATTCGACGGCCAGAATGAATGGTGGAAATTCTTGGTAGTAATTATAGTAGCTCTTATTGTTGGGCAAATTGTTGGTGCCATTCCGCTAATTATTGTCATAGGAGTGTCAGTGGCTATGAATGGTGGACAAATGGCGACACCGGAAAACGCTATGGATTTAACGGCATATGGAATAGATCCAAATCTTGGGCTTGTTCTCATTGTTGTTCCGTTTATTGTAACATTAGTTTTGGCCATTGTTCTGATAAAAGCACTACATCAGCGTAAAGCCAAAGATGTAGTAAATGGAGGAGCACCTTTCAGATGGAAACGATTTTGGCTGGGAGTTGGTGTTTGGGGATTGATTATGCTGGTGCTGTTTTTTGTACAATTGCTAATTAGTCCTGAAGATTTGGAATTTCAGTTTGATCCGGCATCATTTATTCCCTTGGTTTTTGTGGCCATTATTTTTATTCCTATTCAATCGGGTACTGAAGAATTTATTTTCAGGGGATACCTGGCACAGGGTGTTGCCGGATGGACGAAGCGAGTTTGGGCGGCAATTCTCATTCCGTCACTTCTGTTCGCTTTAATGCATGCTGCCAATCCTGAAGTTAAAGAACACGGTTTCTGGATGATGATGCCATCGTATTTTGTTTTTGGTTTGGCTTTCGCTATAACAGCTGTACTTGACGATGGCATTGAACTGGCCATTGGAATACACGCCATTAATAATACGCTATTATCAATATTAGTTACCAGCAAAGAATCCGCGTTACAAACACCGGCATTATTCTTTCAGCGAGAGACAGATCCGGTAAGTGAATCGATAACTTTAGTCATTTCCTCGGTGATTATGCTGATAATATTTAAACTGATATTAAAGTGGGATTTTTCGACAATATGGAAGAAGATAGAACCGCCTGCAATAACAAATGAGGTTTAA